A section of the Castanea sativa cultivar Marrone di Chiusa Pesio chromosome 12, ASM4071231v1 genome encodes:
- the LOC142618908 gene encoding pentatricopeptide repeat-containing protein At1g77360, mitochondrial gives MIRICNHRNKLFFKGMMFVRMYSSSELSTEVLDPRKRICEIMISCPALALDIALNQSGIRVSPDVVEDVLKKFENAGMLAYRFFEWAGKQRNYVHSVRAYHSMIESLAKIRQYQIMWDLVNTMRNKSMLNVETFCIIMRKYSRAQKVEEAIYTFNIMEKYDTTPNLAAFNGLLSALCKSRNVRKAQEIFDSMKDRFVPDPKTYSILLEGWGKSPNLPRAREIFREMVDMGCNPDIVTYGIMVDILCKAGRVDEALGIVKNMDTRTCKPTSFIYSVLVHTYGIENRIEDAVDTFLEMERNGIKPDVAVYNALISAFCKTNKLKNVYRVLNDMDSKGVTPNSRTCNIILNSLILRGDTDEAFRIFPRMIKVCDPDADTYTMMIKMFCERDELKMALKVWKYMRLKRFIPSMHTFSVLINGLCEKGNVSKACVLLEEMIEKGIRPSSVTFGRLRQLLLKEGREDVLKFLQEKMNLLVKEPLCD, from the coding sequence ATGATTAGAATTTGTAACCACcgcaacaaattattttttaaaggaatgaTGTTTGTTAGGATGTACAGTTCTAGTGAACTATCAACAGAGGTTTTAGATCCAAGGAAAAGAATTTGTGAAATTATGATATCCTGCCCAGCATTAGCTCTTGATATTGCTCTTAACCAAAGTGGAATAAGAGTTTCTCCAGATGTAGTTGAGGATGTACTCAAGAAATTTGAGAATGCTGGTATGTTGGCATATCGATTCTTTGAATGGGCTGGAAAACAACGAAATTACGTGCACAGTGTCAGGGCTTATCACAGCATGATTGAGTCTCTGGCGAAGATTAGGCAATATCAGATCATGTGGGATCTTGTGAATACTATGAGGAACAAGAGCATGCTTAATGTTGAGACATTTTGCATTATAATGAGAAAGTATTCCCGGGCTCAGAAGGTGGAGGAGGCAATTTACACATTTAACATCATGGAGAAATATGATACCACCCCAAATCTAGCAGCTTTCAATGGTCTTCTAAGTGCTTTGTGCAAGTCCAGGAATGTGAGGAAGGCTCAGGAGATCTTTGACAGTATGAAGGATAGGTTTGTTCCTGACCCAAAGACTTACAGTATACTGCTTGAGGGATGGGGGAAGTCTCCAAATCTGCCCAGGGCAAGGGAGATTTTCCGAGAAATGGTTGACATGGGTTGCAATCCTGATATAGTGACCTATGGCATTATGGTTGACATCCTTTGCAAGGCAGGGAGAGTTGATGAAGCTCTTGGAATTGTTAAGAACATGGATACTAGGACATGCAAGCCAACATCTTTCATTTATAGTGTTTTGGTTCATACATATGGGATAGAAAACCGGATTGAAGATGCTGTTGATACATTCTTAGAGATGGAAAGAAATGGAATCAAGCCTGATGTGGCAGTGTATAATGCCTTGATTAGTGCTTTCTGTAAAACAAACAAGTTAAAGAATGTGTATAGGGTCTTAAATGACATGGATTCCAAGGGTGTTACACCGAATTCAAGGACCTGCAACATTATTCTAAATAGCTTGATTCTCCGTGGAGATACTGATGAGGCATTTAGAATCTTTCCCAGGATGATCAAGGTATGTGACCCAGATGCAGACACATATACAATGATGATAAAGATGTTTTGTGAAAGGGACGAGCTAAAGATGGCTCTTAAAGTGTGGAAGTATATGAGGTTGAAGCGGTTTATCCCAAGCATGCACACATTTTCAGTCCTTATAAATGGATTATGTGAGAAGGGGAATGTCTCCAAAGCTTGTGTCTTATTGGAAGAGATGATAGAGAAGGGTATTCGACCATCGAGTGTGACATTTGGGAGGTTACGACAGTTGCTTCTAAAGGAAGGAAGAGAAGATGTACTCAAATTTCTTCAAGAGAAAATGAATCTCCTGGTCAAGGAGCCTTTATGTGATTGA
- the LOC142619717 gene encoding uncharacterized protein LOC142619717 codes for MAGPGSSMLYSFLLFIVILSLQEVYRGKLASSELFTILGGFTSSLIFLVLLTFIGNFQETCGMRTGWGAVIIAEAVALIAASTVHRVCITTCFLFSVGLLYELNKLSGMILLKSDSKTKRL; via the exons ATGGCAGGGCCGGGGAGTTCCATgctttattcttttcttctatTCATAGTCATCCTCTCGCTTCAAGAAGTGTATAGAGGGAAGTTAGCATCGTCGGAGCTATTCACCATACTCGGGGGGTTCACCAGTTCTCTGATATTTCTTGTGCTGCTGACT TTCATTGGAAATTTCCAGGAAACATGTGGCATGAGGACTGGGTGGGGTGCTG TCATAATAGCAGAAGCAGTGGCTCTGATTGCTGCTAGCACGGTCCATCGAGTTTGTATAACAACATG TTTCCTGTTCTCAGTTGGATTGCTATATGAGCTCAACAAGCTTTCTGGGATGATACTATTGAAAAGTGATTCTAAAACAAAGAGGCTCTGA